From a region of the Helianthus annuus cultivar XRQ/B chromosome 5, HanXRQr2.0-SUNRISE, whole genome shotgun sequence genome:
- the LOC110941268 gene encoding 1-aminocyclopropane-1-carboxylate oxidase 5 → MPIPVIDFSKLNGEERATTMVQIAKGCEEWGFFQLVNHGISVDLLERVKKVSTECYKIEREEEFFKNSTPVKRLKELIDKKSGEKLENIDWEDVFLISDDYEWPQKTQGFRETMMEYRSELKKLTEKVMEVMDENLGIPKGYIKKVLNGGEGEKAFFGTKVSHYPACPHPEMVTGLRAHTDAGGVILLFQDDEVDGLEILKDGKWIDVQPIANSIVINTGDQIEVLSNGRYKSVWHRVNAKSNGTRRSIASFYNPSYNATIAPAPELIEKENETVNHLCYPKFVFGDYMSIYTEQKFLPKEPRFQAVRAV, encoded by the exons ATGCCTATCCCGGTGATTGACTTCTCGAAACTCAATGGCGAAGAGCGAGCTACGACAATGGTGCAAATAGCTAAGGGATGTGAAGAATGGGGATTTTTTCAG TTGGTGAATCATGGAATCTCAGTGGATCTTCTTGAAAGGGTGAAAAAGGTAAGCACCGAATGCTATAAGATAGAGAGGGAAGAAGAGTTTTTCAAGAACTCAACACCCGTCAAACGATTGAAGGAATTAATCGACAAGAAAAGTGGAGAGAAACTTGAAAACATCGACTGGGAAGATGTCTTTCTTATTTCAGATGATTATGAATGGCCACAAAAGACCCAAGGATTCAG GGAAACCATGATGGAATACCGATCCGAATTAAAGAAACTGACGGAGAAGGTGATGGAAGTGATGGACGAAAACTTGGGGATACCAAAGGGGTACATTAAGAAGGTTTTAAATGGTGGAGAAGGCGAAAAGGCGTTTTTCGGGACTAAGGTTAGTCATTATCCAGCATGTCCACATCCTGAGATGGTGACCGGTTTGCGAGCCCACACGGATGCTGGAGGAGTCATCCTTCTTTTCCAGGATGATGAGGTTGATGGGCTTGAGATTCTAAAAGATGGTAAATGGATTGATGTTCAACCAATCGCGAATTCGATTGTCATCAATACAGGTGATCAAATTGAAGTTTTGAGCAATGGAAGGTACAAGAGTGTATGGCATAGGGTTAATGCTAAGTCCAATGGAACTAGAAGATCAATAGCCTCATTCTATAATCCATCCTATAATGCAACTATTGCACCTGCACCCGAACTAATCGAAAAAGAGAATGAAACGGTTAATCATCTTTGCTACCCGAAGTTCGTGTTTGGTGACTACATGTCCATATACACCGAACAAAAGTTTCTCCCGAAAGAGCCACGATTTCAAGCTGTGAGAGCGGTTTAA